The proteins below are encoded in one region of Methylocystis rosea:
- a CDS encoding glycosyltransferase, protein MDQRKRVLLVTFGTLGDIYPFIAIAHAMRRRDLDVVIAAPEMHRGSIEREGVAYARLRPHENDIVGALGVDLSGAFRIMLKNPYFILDEIYLRFLSETYDDTLAVAEGVDAIVTHNLLVGANLAAEACGLPTSESRPCAIIRAVGCGPVSDPTGALHPSAQVANGDRV, encoded by the coding sequence ATGGATCAGCGCAAGCGGGTTTTGCTCGTAACCTTCGGCACTCTCGGCGACATATATCCCTTCATCGCCATCGCTCACGCAATGCGTCGGCGCGATCTCGACGTCGTCATCGCCGCGCCCGAAATGCATCGAGGATCGATCGAGCGCGAGGGCGTCGCATATGCTCGCTTGCGCCCGCACGAGAACGACATTGTCGGCGCGCTCGGCGTCGATCTTTCCGGCGCCTTCCGGATCATGTTGAAGAATCCGTATTTCATCTTGGACGAAATCTATCTTCGCTTCCTCTCTGAAACCTACGACGACACCCTGGCCGTGGCAGAAGGAGTGGACGCCATCGTCACGCATAATCTGCTCGTTGGCGCAAATTTGGCCGCTGAAGCCTGCGGCCTCCCGACGAGCGAGAGTCGCCCTTGCGCCATTATACGTGCAGTCGGCTGCGGCCCCGTCTCTGACCCCACCGGCGCCCTACATCCTTCAGCCCAGGTCGCGAACGGCGATCGCGTTTAA
- the trpS gene encoding tryptophan--tRNA ligase, producing MPHCENFAPIILTGDRPTGPLHLGHYVGTLKNRVAMQRSHRQFVLIADAQGLTDNADNPDRIRRNVIEVCLDYLAVGVDPAYTTICLQSSLSALNELTLFYLNYVTVARLERNPTIKDEIRTRGFGRDIPAGFLCYPVAQAADITAFKATVVPVGDDQVPIIEQTNEIVRRINRQAAREVLPEAKAVVPKIGRLPGIDGERKMSKSQGNAIYLSASRDEIGTAVRRMYTDPGHLRVSDPGKIEGNIVFTYLDAFDPDVDAVADLKASYRHGGLGDIALKQRLEQVLETLIAPIRERRAELARRPDDVIDVLRQGTKTSRFVTQQTLSEVREALGLFILA from the coding sequence ATGCCTCATTGCGAAAACTTTGCCCCAATCATCCTGACCGGCGACCGTCCGACCGGGCCTCTGCATCTAGGTCACTATGTCGGCACTCTCAAAAATCGCGTCGCGATGCAACGAAGCCACCGGCAGTTTGTGCTGATAGCTGACGCGCAAGGACTCACAGACAACGCCGACAATCCCGACCGGATTCGGCGTAACGTTATCGAGGTGTGCCTCGATTACCTCGCCGTTGGCGTTGATCCTGCCTACACGACCATCTGCCTGCAATCTTCGCTCTCCGCATTGAATGAGTTGACACTGTTTTATTTGAATTACGTCACCGTTGCCCGTTTGGAACGGAATCCGACGATCAAGGATGAAATTCGAACGCGTGGCTTTGGCCGCGATATCCCGGCCGGATTCCTATGTTATCCCGTCGCGCAAGCTGCCGACATCACGGCATTTAAGGCCACTGTTGTGCCCGTGGGCGACGACCAAGTCCCGATTATTGAACAAACCAACGAAATCGTACGGCGTATCAACCGGCAGGCCGCTCGCGAGGTCTTGCCTGAGGCAAAGGCGGTGGTGCCCAAGATTGGCCGCCTACCGGGCATCGATGGCGAGCGAAAGATGAGTAAGTCGCAAGGCAATGCCATCTACCTCTCAGCTTCCCGCGACGAGATCGGCACTGCCGTGCGCCGAATGTATACTGACCCAGGCCATTTACGCGTATCTGACCCCGGTAAAATCGAGGGCAACATCGTTTTCACCTACCTCGACGCTTTCGACCCCGACGTAGATGCCGTGGCCGATTTGAAGGCGAGCTACCGACATGGTGGCTTGGGCGATATCGCTCTAAAGCAGAGATTGGAGCAAGTGCTTGAGACTTTGATCGCGCCTATCCGCGAGCGGCGAGCTGAACTGGCCCGACGTCCGGATGATGTGATTGATGTCCTCCGGCAAGGTACAAAGACGTCACGATTCGTGACGCAGCAAACTCTTTCTGAAGTACGGGAAGCGCTGGGGCTGTTTATCTTGGCCTGA
- the tnpA gene encoding IS66-like element accessory protein TnpA gives MSILEHKHVSEIEAAPPRRVEIFTGAGRRRTWTAEEKASIVAESYEEGVHACQVARRHGLTPQQLFTWRRAARESLKAVDAETPSAFVPAVVEATAVKATPAEPADAQAASVRPPIIELEIGGSRVWIWRGAEAALVTAIVGALKDDKRSDCA, from the coding sequence ATGTCGATTTTAGAGCATAAGCACGTGTCGGAGATTGAGGCGGCTCCGCCACGACGTGTCGAGATTTTTACTGGGGCCGGTCGCCGCCGCACGTGGACGGCGGAAGAAAAGGCGTCGATCGTTGCGGAGAGTTATGAGGAAGGCGTCCACGCCTGCCAAGTTGCTCGCCGACATGGTTTGACGCCACAGCAATTGTTCACGTGGCGGCGCGCGGCGCGGGAAAGTTTGAAGGCTGTTGACGCCGAAACTCCCTCAGCATTTGTTCCTGCGGTTGTTGAAGCGACAGCTGTGAAAGCAACGCCTGCCGAGCCGGCCGACGCCCAAGCGGCCTCTGTTCGGCCGCCGATTATCGAACTTGAGATCGGCGGTTCGCGCGTATGGATATGGCGCGGGGCGGAGGCGGCGCTGGTGACCGCGATCGTCGGCGCGTTGAAGGACGATAAAAGATCGGACTGCGCGTGA
- the tnpB gene encoding IS66 family insertion sequence element accessory protein TnpB (TnpB, as the term is used for proteins encoded by IS66 family insertion elements, is considered an accessory protein, since TnpC, encoded by a neighboring gene, is a DDE family transposase.): MVATKPVDFRKGAEGLAALVRETMQANPFDGAIYVFRAKRADRIKLVFWDGTGVCLFAKRLEDGEFRWPKIDDGVMRLSAAQLSALLEGLDWRRVRAAKETPAPALPG; encoded by the coding sequence ATGGTGGCGACGAAGCCCGTCGACTTCCGTAAGGGCGCGGAGGGTCTCGCGGCGCTGGTGCGCGAGACGATGCAGGCCAATCCCTTCGACGGCGCGATTTACGTTTTCCGCGCCAAGCGCGCGGATCGGATTAAACTCGTGTTCTGGGACGGCACGGGCGTATGCCTCTTCGCCAAGCGACTGGAGGACGGCGAGTTCCGCTGGCCCAAGATCGATGACGGCGTCATGCGATTGTCGGCGGCGCAATTGTCGGCGCTGCTCGAAGGACTCGATTGGCGGCGCGTGCGCGCGGCGAAAGAGACGCCGGCCCCCGCGTTGCCGGGATGA